The genome window TTAAGTCCCCAAAAAGTTTCACATTTAGCCCTTCCCCTTCTCCGGCACCTCCACCACAAAATGCACCATCTTCTCCCGCTGGCTCACCGTGACCGTCCCGTTATACCGGTTGACGATCTTTTTCACCAGCGCCAGCCCCACCCCGGAGATCTCCTTCTTCCGGGTCGAGAAGCCGTAATCGAAGATCTTGTCGAGCACCTGTTCGTCGATGAAGCCGTAGTTGCTGATCCGGATCCGGTACAGTCCGTCCTGGACGGCGCACTCCACTTCGATCAGCCGTTTTTCCTCCTCATAACCCTCCACCTCTTCCAAGGCGTTTTGCAAGAGATTTCCGAAGACGGAGACGGCGTCGGAGGGGCTTAAGGGGAGTCCGGCCAGGTCGTCGTGGATGTCGAGGCGGAAGGTGACCGTTTCGCCGATATCGCTCGTCATCTTGTTGACGAGGATGGCGCTGATTTCAGGGCGGGTGATCTTGGTGACGTTCATGCCCTGGCGAAAGCGGATGTTGTAGCTGCGTATGTACTCTAGTGCCAGTTCCGGTTTGTTCAGTTGGACAAAGCCGTAGATCACCGACAGTTGATTGAGAAACTCATGCTGGTTGTTGCGGTAGACCTGCATCGTTCGCCGGGCAGAATCCAACTGCTGGTTCTGTTCCATCGTGTCGATGAGGATCCGCTGTAATCGCTGGGTTTTCACGATCAGAAAGAGCAACCCGGCCAGGGCGATGACGACGATGAAGGGGGTGTACTGGCTGATTTCGGGAAGGGGTTCCAGGCCGCTGAGCGGGCCAATGCCGCTATCAAAGCTAAAAATAAAGACGACAAGAAACAGCAGGAAGGCCACATAGATCAGGACGCCGCGCAGCAGCCCTTCCAGTTCCTTTTTCCGTTTATTCAGTTCGGAACCGTTTTCTTGCGTATCGGACACTGTCACTAACCCCAATCAGCAGTATGATGCTGGTCCAGCCGAAGAGTATGCTATACCATTCATCTTGAAAGAAGGAACGGTCCTGGAGCAAACGAGAAAAGAGCGGATACGTGAGGCTCTCCACGGTGAGCAGAAAAATCATGCCGAGCAATGAG of Heliomicrobium undosum contains these proteins:
- a CDS encoding sensor histidine kinase, producing the protein MSDTQENGSELNKRKKELEGLLRGVLIYVAFLLFLVVFIFSFDSGIGPLSGLEPLPEISQYTPFIVVIALAGLLFLIVKTQRLQRILIDTMEQNQQLDSARRTMQVYRNNQHEFLNQLSVIYGFVQLNKPELALEYIRSYNIRFRQGMNVTKITRPEISAILVNKMTSDIGETVTFRLDIHDDLAGLPLSPSDAVSVFGNLLQNALEEVEGYEEEKRLIEVECAVQDGLYRIRISNYGFIDEQVLDKIFDYGFSTRKKEISGVGLALVKKIVNRYNGTVTVSQREKMVHFVVEVPEKGKG